ATCCCTGCATATGTCATTGTCTATGATCTATGATCATTAGACCTACTCATATGATAACATCCACCAAATAGCTGAACTCATTTTCGACAGCCCTAATGTTGATTGTAGACTACACAGTACCCCTAGAGGCCTACATTCAGCCTCCTAATCCAACCACATGCAATTTCTCAGGTAATTAGGGCTAGATAATTTTGGTTTGTTTCCAATGAAGACATCATGTCCCCCAAATGTCGACTTAATTTGTTGTCAATCTGACTTTTAGTTTAATAACTCCAAGCTTAAAGGGATGGATTTGCCAATTAAGGCTCAAGGCTTCTTACTCCACTCTTCTCTTTTTACATTATAGTAAAAGTGTCCGACTCCTTAACTAAttagatgtaaaaaaaaaaaaaaaaaaagagtgctcatttctctctctttcacacacacacacacacacacacacacacacacacacacacacacacacacacacacacacacacacacacacacacacacacacacacacacacacacacacacacacacacacacagacacacacacacacacacacacacacacacgtagcctaCGCTATAGGCTCCAAAACTTGAAAACACAAAGATAAGCCAAGCTTCGATCTCACAGATTGAATCAAAGTCCTTTCAGTGCTACTCAAACTCCTGAACAGCAGATGTCGCCAAAATAACCAGACGGCTTTAAAATGCCGAGGAAAATATGATAGCCTGCACCAAAGAAGAAGACGAAGAGAGGTTTCAATTGGCTGGAGCTTCAGAGCATGTAAACATTTAACAAAACAAACTGCTGAGGCTGCGTCCATGACCGCAAAGTTATGAAGTTAGGCTATCCCAAGTAGTGCTGCTATCCATTGTGCGGCTGGTGCCAAATCGTTGGTGGCATGTCGTCTCTTTGCAGTAACGTTGTGCAAAAATTGAAACAGGACATCGTCAGCATTGTGGACGAGGCAAAATTCAAACTGCAAACTCTTAGTCATGAGATATGGAGCTGTCCGGAGCTCGCATACCAGGAGAAACAGTCGCATGACACGctcatactttttttttcaaatgagtCTGGATGGATTGTTGAAAGTCATTTCATTTTAGAAACAGCATTCCGAGCAACGGCGGGTCCATTCGGTGGAAAGGAAGGCGACCCAGTCGTAAATGTTGGATTTTTGTGTGAATATGACGCATTGCCAAGCATTGGTCACGCCTGCGGACACAACCTGATCGCAGAGGTCggagctgctgcagctctaGGGCTAAAAAGTTCACTTGAGCGTGAGCCCAACTGTCCAGTGCGTGTAACGGTAGGCTATGGCGACCTTTGTCACTTTTACATTAGTAGCCTATACGAAACATAGGCCTAACTTTTATGTGATGGTTGGGCCACGAAATTAAAATGTTCAGTCGAAATTTCTGACTCTGAATTTCATGGGATAGCCCTACCTCACCATTTTCAAacttgaagtaggcctacagtcagtgtgtgtgtctgtctgtctgtctgtctgtctgtctgtctgtgtgtgtgtgtgtgtctgtgtgtatgtgtgtctgattgtctgtgtgtctgtgtgtctgtgtcatgacCTTATGTATGGGTATGAGTTTGcaatgtgctgtctgtgtgataGGTTACTGTACTTGGTACCCCAGctgaggaggatggagggggtAAGGTAGACCTGATCCTGGCAGGTGCTTTCAAAGACATGGACGTTGTCTTCATGGCCCACCCCGCGCAGGAAGATGCATCCTTCAGCCCGTGCATCGCCATCACAGAGTGAGTAGGCTAAGGCTAGCTTTACATCACAATAGTCAAAGGATTTGCGATGCACTGTAATCATAATTAGACGCTGTGTAATTTTTAGCTGCACGGTGAAGTACCACGGCAAAGCCTCCCATGCGGCCGCCTACCCTTGGGAAGGGATTAACGCACTGGATGCTGCTGTGCTGGCGTATAACAACCTTGCTGTGCTGAGGCAGCAGCTCAAGCCCGAATGGAGACTTCATGGTAAGCAGTGATCCTCTGTCCATTTCCTTTCACTTCTTATTCATTAAGTTTAGTCTTGTAGTAAATAAAGTGCTGAAATCACACCTTTTTTTAAATCTAGGATCACAGTGTTGGAAGACAAGGGAATTAAATTAGTCAGTGATGGGAATGAAAATAGTCAGGGATGAGTTGATTGATAATTAAATGACGTAATTTACATTAAGCAGCTCCTTATGTAATGCATCATTAAAATATTGTAAAGGACGCTCATCTTGAAAATTATTTCATCCTTTCAGCGTGTATTTCTCTC
The genomic region above belongs to Sardina pilchardus chromosome 20, fSarPil1.1, whole genome shotgun sequence and contains:
- the LOC134067885 gene encoding peptidase M20 domain-containing protein 2-like yields the protein MSSLCSNVVQKLKQDIVSIVDEAKFKLQTLSHEIWSCPELAYQEKQSHDTLILFFSNESGWIVESHFILETAFRATAGPFGGKEGDPVVNVGFLCEYDALPSIGHACGHNLIAEVGAAAALGLKSSLEREPNCPVRVTVTVLGTPAEEDGGGKVDLILAGAFKDMDVVFMAHPAQEDASFSPCIAITDCTVKYHGKASHAAAYPWEGINALDAAVLAYNNLAVLRQQLKPEWRLHGIIKHGGEKPNIIPDYTELEFYLRTPLYKDLSELKVKAEACFRSAALATGCQVEITYPNHAYSNILQNTTLENLYKENGKALGMEFKEVSNHFAGSTDFGNVSFVVPGIHPFFHIGSQALNHTAQYTEAAGAEKAQMYTLRTAKALAMTAVDVLFGPDLLQRVKDEFAQAKLKQE